In Ipomoea triloba cultivar NCNSP0323 chromosome 7, ASM357664v1, a single genomic region encodes these proteins:
- the LOC116024084 gene encoding uncharacterized protein LOC116024084 — MEHHRHFLMFNLDKFDDWKVRMQAHLSAMHDEMWDVITDGPIQILQVNPNRVLTDPRSPEMIPKEKALLTTDERTRVNLDNISKDILYKSLDESLFPRVRKCKNAKEIWDVLMLIGDGDEQEKENKLTIAMKKFEDFKLNPRESITEMEAQFIKLQMEINDLDEKKLTQKEINLKILRGLPKSWDMKVVAMRDHRDLKNTSTTQIFSDLKAYEFEKEAQNDDEPETRNIALVANHQPSSSTSRSISNPSSDFFTDDQMALFVRRFKRFMRKNQSFDISDKMRRMKYQGNDKASGSRTHDKDESQVLCYNCRKPGHFKSECPYPIVKKHQDEHNYKKNSGRYHHPKSNPNDADEESNKIQKNDKRRKALAVEEKTGEKNEESCTSSSSSESDSSEDEKGFLCLFSQEDSDEEMCLMAEEEEVTSQNQSSNYSSESVCHENPREAFEKMMKSFYGIEDSHLKLKEENAKLLAERQDLEDLKSKNAEMLESISQLEKQVLLLKEECKSKDDREQNLRATENLEPVINATNETEPQSTSRSDNPTET, encoded by the exons atggaacatcatagACATTTTCTTATGTTTAACCTGGACAAATTTGATGACTGGAAGGTGCGCATGCAGGCTCACTTATCTGCCATGCATGATGAAATGTGGGACGTAATAACTGATGGACCCATCCAGATACTACAGGTTAATCCAAATCGTGTTCTCACTGATCCAAGGTCACCAGAAATGATACCGAAGGAGAAAGCTCTACTCACTACTGATGAAAGAACTCGAGTGAATCTAGACAACATATCCAAGGACATTCTCTACAAATCGCTGGACGAATCCTTGTTCCCAAGAGTGAGGAAATGCAAGAATGCTAAGGAAATATGGGATGTGCTCATGCTGATTGGTGATGGAGATGAGcaagaaaaggagaacaagctgactattgccatgaagaagtttgaggacTTCAAACTAAATCCGAGGGAATCCATAACTGAGATGGAAGCTCAATTCATAAAGCTACAAATGGAGATCAATGATCTTGACGAAAAGAAACTAacacaaaaggagataaacTTGAAGATTCTCCGAGGACTGCCCAAGAGTTGGGATATGAAGGTTGTAGCCATGCGGGATCATAGAGATCTCAAAAACACAAGCACTACACAAATCTTCAGTGATCTAAAGGCTTACGAGTTCGAAAAGGAAGCACAAAACGATGATGAACCCGAAACAAGAAACATAGCTCTGGTTGCGAATCATcaaccatcatcatcaacatcaaggtCTATTTCTAATCCCTCTTCTGATTTTTTCACTGATGATCAAATGGCTTTGTTTGTAAGAAGGTTCAAAAGGTTCATGCGAAAGAATCAATCTTTTGACATCTCGGATAAGATGAGACGAATGAAGTATCAAGGAAATGACAAAGCCAGCGGATCCAGAACTCATGACAAGGATGAGTCACAAGTTTTATGTTACAACTGCCGAAAGCCTGGACATTTCAAATCCGAATGTCCATATCCAATCGTTAAAAAGCATCAGGACGAGCACAACTATAAGAAGAATTCGGGAAGATACCATCATCCGAAGAGTAATCCAAATGATGCTGATGAGGAGTCAAACAAGATCCAAAAGAATGATAAACGAAGGAAAGCTTTGGCGGTAGAAGAGAAGACAGGAGAAAAGAACGAAGAGTCATGTACCTCAAGTTCAAGCTCAGAAAGTGACAGCTCGGAAGATGAAAAAGGATTTCTATGTCTTTTCAGCCAAGAAGATTCAGATGAAGAAATGTGTCTCATGGCCGAAGAAGAAGAGGTAACCTCACAAAACCAATCCTCTAATTACAGTTCCGAATCTGTATGTCATGAAAACCCTAGGGAAGcatttgagaaaatgatgaagAGTTTTTATGGCATTGAGGATTCACATCTCAAACTTAAAGAAGAGAATGCCAAGCTATTggcagaaagacaagatctcgaggacTTAAAGTCCAAAAATGCTGAGATGCTTGAATCTATAAGCCAGCTTGAGAAGCAAGTTCTTCTtcttaaggaagagtgcaaatCGAAGGATGATAGAGAGCAAAACTTACGTGCG ACAGAAAATCTTGAGCCAGTGATTAATGCCACAAATGAAAcagaaccacaatcaacgagTCGGTCTGATAATCCGACTGAAACATGA
- the LOC116025309 gene encoding DEAD-box ATP-dependent RNA helicase 41 yields METSIVAATDSNQPSGSDSNSEVKKRSWEQREALPDEPKCVICGRYGEYICDETEDDICSLECKTILLSRIEKSRKPTPCPPLVRFPAIDDCYYVRDDDKKSESKSLASDQAELLRRKLNIVVKGDLASPPIMSFGSCDIPRKLLDNLEAAGYEMPTPVQMQAIPAALMGWSLLVSAETGSGKTGSFLIPIVANTVKLNLACSERKQKPLAMVLAPTRELCIQIEEHAKVLGKGMPFKTALVVGGDAMARQLYRVEHGVSLIVGTPGRLIDLLTKREIELDSISMFVIDEVDCMLQRGFHEQVMQIFRALSQPQILMYSATISREVEKMASSMAKHLTVISVGQLNKPNGAVKQLAIWVESKQKKQKLFDILTTKRHYKPPVIVFVGSRLGADLLSEAITISTGLKAVSIHGEKSMKDRREILRSFLVGDVPVIVATGVLGRGVDLLSVKQVIVFDMPNSIKEYVHHIGRASRMGEEGTSIVFINEENKKLFPELVEILKSSGAAIPPELANSKYSVGSFSIGRHQKRRKYGT; encoded by the exons ATGGAAACTTCAATAGTTGCAGCAACCGATAGCAATCAACCTTCAG gTTCGGATTCGAATAGTGAAGTGAAAAAGAGGAGTTGGGAGCAGAGGGAAGCTCTACCTGATGAACCTAAATGTGTTATATGTGGTCGTTATGGTGAATATATATGTGATGAAACTGAAGATGATATTTGTAGTCTTGAATGTAAAACGATTCTTTTATCCCGGATCGAAAAATCTCGAAAGCCAACTCCCTGCCCGCCTCTAGTAAGATTTCCAGCTATTGATGATTGTTATTATGTTCGGGATGATGATAAAAAATCTGAATCTAAATCCCTGGCTAGTGATCAAGCTGAGTTGTTGCGGAGAAAACTCAATATTGTAGTGAAGGGTGACCTTGCTTCACCTCCCATTATGTCGTTTGGTTCGTGTGATATTCCTCGAAAGCTTCTTGATAACTTGGAAGCTGCTGGATATGAAATGCCAACTCCTGTGCAAATGCAAGCCATCCCGGCTGCTTTAATGGGCTGGAGCTTGCTTGTTTCGGCAGAGACTGGTTCTGGTAAAACAGGGTCATTTTTAATTCCTATTGTTGCGAATACTGTGAAATTGAATCTAGCTTGTTCTGAGAGGAAACAGAAACCATTAGCAATGGTTCTTGCACCCACTAGGGAGCTCTGCATACAAATAGAGGAACATGCTAAGGTGCTAGGGAAAGGTATGCCTTTCAAAACTGCATTGGTTGTGGGTGGTGATGCAATGGCCCGACAACTCTATCGTGTTGAACATGGCGTTTCATTGATTGTTGGTACTCCTGGAAGGCTTATTGATCTTCTGACAAAACGTGAGATTGAATTAGATAGTATTTCAATGTTTGTTATTGATGAAGTAGATTGTATGCTGCAAAGGGGCTTCCATGAGCAAGTAATGCAGATTTTTAGGGCACTTTCTCAACCTCAGATATTGATGTATTCTGCTACTATTTCAAGAGAGGTGGAGAAAATGGCTAGCTCAATGGCTAAACATTTAACTGTTATATCAGTTGGGCAGCTGAACAAGCCTAATGGAGCTGTGAAGCAGCTTGCTATCTGGGTGGAGTCAAAACAAAAGAAGCAAAAGCTTTTTGATATTTTGACGACCAAGCGGCACTATAAGCCACCAGTTATAGTATTTGTGGGTTCTAGACTTGGGGCAGATCTCCTTTCTGAGGCAATAACAATTAGTACTGGACTGAAAGCTGTTTCAATTCATGGTGAGAAATCCATGAAGGACAGGAGAGAAATTCTAAGGTCATTTTTGGTTGGAGATGTGCCTGTGATCGTTGCCACTGGAGTGTTGGGTCGAGGAGTTGATCTCTTGAGTGTAAAACAAGTAATAGTGTTTGACATGCCAAATTCCATTAAAGAGTATGTCCATCATATTGGAAGAGCATCTAGAATGGGAGAGGAAGGCACATCAATTGTATTCATAAACGAGGAAAATAAGAAACTGTTCCCGGAGTTGGTTGAAATCCTAAAATCTTCTGGGGCTGCCATTCCACCTGAGCTTGCTAATTCAAAGTATAGTGTTGGATCTTTCTCTATTGGCAGGCATCAGAAGAGAAGGAAGTATGGAACTTGA
- the LOC116025311 gene encoding callose synthase 9-like: MNKQQAASMMNQQQQQHMIFDFFRMLSFYFTTVGYYFCTMLTMLSAYAFLYGRAYLALSGVGETIQDRADIFQNTALSAALNAQFLFQIGVFSAVPMILGFILEQRFLRAIVSFVTMQFQLCTVFFTFSLGTRTHYFGWTILHGGARDCRRLQRLDKLAFLKRWNWS, from the exons ATGAACAAACAGCAAGCAGCGTCGATGATGAAtcaacagcagcagcaacatATGATCTTTGATTTCTTCAGAATGCTATCATTCTACTTCACAACTGTTGGATACTACTTCTGCACCATG TTAACAATGCTGAGTGCTTATGCTTTTCTCTATGGAAGAGCTTATTTG GCGTTGTCTGGAGTTGGAGAAACAATTCAAGATAGAGCAGATATATTCCAAAATACTGCACTAAGTGCTGCTCTCAATGCACAGTTTCTTTTTCAGATTGGTGTATTTAGTGCAGTTCCAATGATTTTGGGTTTCATCTTGGAACAAAGATTCCTGAGA GCTATTGTTAGTTTTGTAACGATGCAGTTTCAGCTATGCACTGTATTCTTCACTTTCTCATTGGGTACAAGAACACATTACTTTGGTTGGACTATCCTTCATGGTGGAGCTAGG GACTGTAGAAGACTTCAGAGATTGGACAAATTGGCTTTTTTAAAGAGGTGGAATTGGAGTTAA